The Cyclobacteriaceae bacterium genome includes a region encoding these proteins:
- a CDS encoding TldD/PmbA family protein encodes MKRRDFVQIAGLGIGGLMLPLNLLGNEVPHETLLDSPLDTAQKKQLADVALNTARSNGGTYADVRIGRYLNQFISTRENKVQNIVSTESFGVGIRVIVKGTWGFASTNDVSADGIKKATERAVAIAKANSKFQKEPVKLAALKGVGEVTWKTPIQKNALEVPVSEKAALLLSANAAAQKAGASFANSNLFQVNEQKYFASSEGSYIDQDIHRLWPTFTVSVIDRASGKFKTRDAMSAPVGMGYEYLIPKNEDKLAGPDGMFLYKNSYDIIEDATTAARQAKGMITAKSVEPGKYDLVLEPNHLGLTIHESVGHPLELDRILGYEANYAGTSFVSLDKLKSGNFNYGSKQVTIIADKTQAGSLGAVGYDDEGVTTKKWDLIKDGVLVNLQATRDQAHMIGQTESHGCCYAQSWNDVQFQRMPNVSLAPGKETYSSQQMIKDVEKGIYIAGRGSYSIDQQRYNFQFGGTAFYEIKNGEIAGMLNDVAYQSNTQEFWNNCVKVCDQNDYRLFGSFFDGKGQPSQVSAVSHGSSTARFNGVNVINTGRTI; translated from the coding sequence TTGAAAAGAAGAGATTTTGTACAGATTGCCGGTTTAGGGATTGGCGGATTGATGCTCCCACTGAATTTACTAGGCAATGAAGTGCCCCATGAGACCCTTCTTGACTCACCACTGGATACCGCTCAAAAAAAGCAACTGGCAGACGTGGCGCTGAACACTGCCCGCAGCAATGGCGGAACATACGCTGATGTCAGAATCGGCCGGTATTTAAACCAGTTTATCAGCACCCGTGAAAATAAGGTTCAAAACATCGTCAGCACTGAATCTTTCGGTGTCGGAATCAGGGTAATCGTAAAAGGCACATGGGGTTTTGCCTCCACCAACGACGTGTCTGCTGATGGAATCAAAAAAGCCACGGAACGCGCTGTTGCCATTGCAAAAGCAAATTCAAAGTTTCAAAAAGAGCCTGTAAAACTTGCAGCACTTAAAGGTGTTGGAGAAGTAACCTGGAAAACTCCTATCCAGAAAAACGCATTGGAAGTTCCTGTTTCTGAAAAAGCAGCTTTATTATTATCAGCAAATGCCGCAGCACAAAAAGCCGGTGCCAGCTTTGCAAACTCCAATCTCTTTCAGGTAAACGAACAAAAATATTTCGCCTCTTCTGAGGGATCTTATATCGATCAGGACATTCACCGTCTCTGGCCAACGTTTACCGTATCTGTCATCGACCGTGCTTCCGGAAAATTCAAAACCCGTGATGCCATGAGCGCTCCGGTAGGAATGGGATACGAATACCTGATCCCTAAAAATGAAGACAAGCTTGCCGGACCCGATGGCATGTTCTTATATAAAAACAGTTACGACATTATTGAAGATGCAACAACAGCAGCGCGTCAGGCAAAAGGCATGATCACTGCAAAGTCCGTTGAACCAGGAAAATATGACCTCGTGCTGGAGCCTAATCACCTTGGCCTTACCATTCACGAATCAGTGGGTCACCCGCTTGAGCTGGATCGTATCCTCGGATATGAGGCCAACTATGCAGGAACCAGCTTTGTATCGCTTGACAAACTTAAGTCAGGCAATTTCAATTACGGAAGCAAGCAGGTTACCATCATTGCAGATAAAACACAGGCCGGATCATTAGGAGCAGTAGGCTACGATGATGAAGGCGTTACCACAAAGAAATGGGACCTTATTAAAGACGGCGTGCTGGTAAATCTCCAGGCGACGCGTGATCAGGCACACATGATCGGACAAACAGAATCTCATGGATGCTGCTATGCACAAAGCTGGAATGATGTACAGTTCCAACGCATGCCGAATGTTTCTCTTGCTCCTGGCAAAGAAACGTACAGCAGCCAGCAGATGATCAAGGATGTTGAAAAAGGAATTTATATCGCTGGCAGAGGCTCTTACTCAATTGATCAGCAGCGTTACAACTTCCAGTTCGGAGGTACTGCCTTCTATGAGATCAAAAATGGTGAGATTGCAGGCATGCTCAACGATGTAGCGTATCAATCCAACACCCAGGAATTCTGGAACAACTGTGTGAAGGTTTGCGATCAGAATGATTATCGTTTATTCGGATCTTTCTTTGATGGAAAAGGTCAGCCTTCACAGGTGAGCGCCGTATCTCATGGAAGCTCTACAGCAAGATTTAATGGAGTGAATGTCATTAATACAGGAAGAACAATTTAA
- a CDS encoding TldD/PmbA family protein, translating to MKRRDFIQLAGMGAGAMMLPLDGFSQSVDPSRMLDPLMDTSQKKVLADIALNTTKSLGATYTDVRIGRYLNQFVITREKKVQNIVNTESFGVGIRVIANGTWGFAASNNVTPDGMKKTAERAVAIAKANSKFQKVPVKLAATPSYGEVSWKTPIAKNGFEIPVKDKVDLLLAANARAMEKGASFINSQMFLINEQKYFASSEGSYIDQDIYRIQPGFNVTMIDRASGQFKSRPAFSAPMGMGYEYLDGKAEDKINLPGGAIGYNKSYDMIEDAGYAAEQAKMMVAAKSVEPGKYDLVLEPSHLWLTIHESVGHPTELDRVLGYEANYAGTSFLTLDKWETKKFNFGSKNVNFVADKTQVGSLGAVGYDDEGVKCKSWDLIKDGILVNYQAIRDQVNIIGQKESHGCCYSQSWADVQFQRMANVSLQPGKELVTPEQMIAGVEKGVYIVKDSSFSIDQQRYNFQFGGVLFYEIKNGKIEGMLKDVAYQANSQEFWNSCAQVCDARDYRVPGAFNDGKGQPGQSNAVSHGSATARFNGVNVINTARTI from the coding sequence ATGAAAAGAAGAGATTTCATACAATTAGCCGGCATGGGAGCCGGTGCGATGATGCTTCCGCTGGATGGATTTTCCCAGTCAGTGGATCCTTCACGCATGCTTGATCCTTTGATGGATACCTCCCAGAAAAAAGTGCTGGCGGACATCGCGTTGAATACGACCAAGTCGTTAGGTGCTACCTACACTGATGTGCGCATCGGTCGTTACCTGAATCAGTTTGTCATCACCCGTGAAAAGAAAGTCCAGAACATCGTGAACACAGAATCGTTCGGTGTGGGAATCAGGGTGATTGCAAATGGCACATGGGGTTTTGCTGCCAGCAACAACGTTACGCCCGACGGAATGAAAAAAACTGCTGAGCGTGCGGTTGCCATCGCAAAGGCTAACTCCAAGTTCCAGAAAGTTCCGGTGAAGCTTGCCGCTACTCCTTCTTATGGAGAGGTAAGCTGGAAAACACCGATTGCTAAAAACGGATTTGAAATTCCTGTTAAAGATAAAGTTGATCTTCTCCTGGCAGCCAATGCAAGAGCAATGGAAAAAGGCGCAAGCTTTATCAACAGTCAGATGTTCCTGATCAACGAGCAGAAGTACTTTGCTTCTTCTGAAGGATCTTACATCGATCAGGATATCTACAGAATACAACCTGGCTTTAACGTGACGATGATCGATCGCGCTTCAGGCCAGTTCAAGAGTCGCCCTGCTTTCTCCGCTCCTATGGGAATGGGTTATGAATACCTTGACGGAAAAGCAGAAGACAAGATCAATCTTCCGGGCGGAGCAATCGGCTATAATAAATCATACGATATGATTGAAGATGCCGGATATGCTGCCGAACAAGCGAAGATGATGGTCGCTGCAAAATCAGTAGAGCCAGGAAAATATGACCTGGTGCTCGAGCCTTCACATCTGTGGCTCACCATTCATGAATCTGTTGGTCACCCTACAGAACTTGATCGTGTACTCGGTTATGAAGCAAACTACGCTGGTACCAGCTTCCTCACTTTGGATAAATGGGAAACCAAGAAATTCAACTTCGGAAGCAAGAATGTAAACTTTGTTGCTGACAAGACTCAGGTTGGATCACTCGGTGCAGTAGGATATGATGACGAAGGTGTGAAATGCAAATCATGGGATCTTATCAAGGATGGTATCCTGGTTAACTATCAGGCGATCCGCGATCAGGTCAACATCATCGGACAAAAAGAATCTCATGGCTGCTGCTACTCACAAAGCTGGGCGGATGTTCAGTTCCAGCGCATGGCCAATGTTTCCTTACAACCAGGCAAAGAGCTCGTTACTCCTGAGCAGATGATCGCCGGTGTTGAAAAGGGTGTTTACATTGTTAAAGATTCATCATTCTCTATTGATCAGCAACGATACAACTTCCAGTTTGGCGGAGTTCTTTTCTATGAAATTAAAAACGGAAAGATCGAAGGCATGTTGAAAGATGTAGCATATCAGGCAAACTCACAGGAGTTCTGGAATTCATGTGCGCAGGTTTGCGATGCACGTGACTACCGCGTTCCCGGTGCCTTCAATGATGGCAAGGGACAACCTGGTCAAAGCAATGCTGTATCGCATGGATCAGCAACTGCCCGCTTCAATGGCGTGAATGTGATCAATACGGCAAGAACCATTTAA